A window of the Bacteroidota bacterium genome harbors these coding sequences:
- a CDS encoding four helix bundle protein, translated as MRHRTVRYALGVMDFSESIPNNPRGWVISKQILRSGTSVGAQYREARRAKSNADFISKLEGSLQELDETLYWLELIEESKLVAHQHIDTLKNETGQLIAIFTTIVKKVKKY; from the coding sequence CTGCGCCACCGGACGGTGCGCTATGCTCTCGGTGTAATGGACTTTTCCGAGTCAATTCCCAACAATCCTCGCGGTTGGGTTATTTCGAAGCAGATACTGCGCTCTGGCACTTCCGTTGGGGCGCAGTACCGAGAAGCTCGCCGGGCAAAATCGAACGCGGACTTCATTAGCAAGTTAGAGGGTTCTCTGCAAGAACTTGATGAGACCCTCTATTGGCTTGAGCTAATCGAGGAGTCGAAACTTGTTGCCCACCAGCACATTGATACCCTGAAGAATGAAACGGGTCAACTCATCGCGATCTTTACGACCATCGTCAAGAAAGTGAAGAAGTACTAA
- the der gene encoding ribosome biogenesis GTPase Der, whose protein sequence is MLATVAILGRPNVGKSTLFNRLVGERRAITEAVSGVTRDRHYAQAEWSGYTYDLVDTGGVVPDSEDIFERAIREQAELAIEEADVLIFVVDVTSGVHPLDQEVAEILRKSGKPVLLAVNKTDNLKREQQEVAEFYSLGLGEPIPVSAISGRGVGDFLDLVIARFPAKAPEPEGEQPIKIAILGKPNVGKSSYMNSLLGFDRAIVTPIAGTTRDTLHTNYTYYGSPITLIDTAGLRRRKYISSTVEMYSTIRTMKAIEECDVALVLLDAMQGLESQDAKIVNEVIDARKGAVLVVNKWDLLEKDTMTSARFEKSIKETFRTFDYLPVVFISALTKQRHTKPIELAIKVAAERKKRIDTNELNTVLIEALERTPPPNVRGHDLRINYITQVKIEPPVFAFFSNFPEEIPEHYKRFLERTLRDKYGYEGTPISFIFRKK, encoded by the coding sequence TTGCTTGCAACTGTAGCTATTCTTGGTCGGCCGAACGTCGGCAAATCGACGCTCTTTAACCGGCTCGTCGGCGAGCGCCGCGCGATCACGGAAGCGGTCAGCGGCGTCACGCGCGATCGCCACTATGCGCAGGCGGAGTGGTCGGGTTACACATACGATCTCGTCGATACTGGCGGCGTCGTACCCGATTCCGAGGACATTTTCGAGCGCGCCATCCGCGAGCAGGCTGAACTTGCTATCGAGGAGGCGGACGTCCTGATCTTTGTCGTCGATGTCACGAGCGGTGTCCATCCACTCGATCAGGAAGTTGCCGAAATCCTTCGAAAAAGCGGTAAGCCTGTCCTTCTCGCGGTCAACAAGACCGATAACCTTAAACGAGAGCAGCAGGAAGTCGCCGAATTCTATTCGTTAGGGCTTGGCGAGCCAATTCCCGTCAGTGCCATTAGTGGCCGCGGTGTCGGCGATTTTCTCGATCTCGTCATTGCCAGATTTCCGGCCAAAGCGCCAGAGCCAGAAGGCGAGCAGCCGATCAAGATCGCAATTCTTGGCAAGCCCAACGTCGGCAAATCGAGCTATATGAACTCGCTGCTCGGATTCGACCGTGCGATCGTAACGCCGATCGCGGGCACGACGCGCGACACGCTCCACACAAATTACACCTACTACGGCTCGCCGATCACGCTGATCGACACTGCCGGGCTCCGCCGCCGCAAATACATATCGAGCACGGTCGAAATGTACTCCACGATCCGCACGATGAAAGCGATCGAAGAGTGCGACGTCGCGCTCGTCCTGCTCGATGCAATGCAGGGGCTCGAAAGTCAAGACGCGAAAATCGTCAATGAGGTCATCGATGCACGCAAGGGCGCAGTCCTGGTCGTCAATAAATGGGACTTACTGGAAAAGGACACGATGACGTCCGCGCGATTCGAAAAGTCGATCAAAGAAACATTTCGGACGTTCGATTATCTGCCCGTCGTCTTTATCAGTGCACTGACCAAACAGCGCCACACAAAGCCCATTGAACTCGCAATAAAAGTTGCTGCCGAACGCAAGAAGCGCATCGATACCAACGAGTTGAACACCGTGTTGATCGAAGCCCTCGAGCGGACGCCACCACCGAACGTTCGCGGTCACGATCTCCGCATCAACTACATCACGCAAGTCAAGATCGAGCCGCCGGTCTTCGCATTCTTCTCCAATTTCCCTGAGGAGATTCCGGAGCATTATAAGCGATTCTTAGAGCGCACCCTCCGCGATAAGTACGGCTACGAAGGGACGCCGATCTCATTTATTTTTCGAAAGAAGTAA